Proteins from a single region of Candidatus Rubrimentiphilum sp.:
- a CDS encoding DUF72 domain-containing protein, with protein MIYVGTCGFAYKDWIGPFYPGKIRSNEMLPYYARCFPAVEIDSSYYGVPQPQTIARMDKVTPPEFRFCFKAPATVTHPPDASSAHIHPDAALFVESVLPLKEAGKLGCALLQFPNGFRKTAATESYLEQAVTALAPLPLVAEFRNREWQTDDTLRLLSELGVGWCNVDMPSYDTLLKASSDVTSRLGYVRFHGRNAGQWWTGDNVTRYDYEYSPEELEPWTARTAEIEEAAGTTFAFFNNHARGSAARNAELFIELLRSRYGNAAGIVARREGVPAQGTLF; from the coding sequence ATGATTTACGTCGGGACGTGCGGTTTCGCGTACAAGGATTGGATCGGGCCGTTCTATCCGGGCAAGATCCGCTCGAACGAGATGCTGCCGTACTACGCGCGATGTTTTCCGGCGGTCGAGATTGACTCTTCCTATTACGGCGTACCGCAGCCGCAAACGATTGCGCGAATGGACAAGGTCACGCCGCCCGAGTTCCGCTTTTGCTTTAAGGCGCCGGCAACGGTCACGCATCCGCCCGACGCCTCGAGCGCGCACATTCACCCCGATGCCGCGCTTTTTGTCGAAAGCGTCCTTCCTTTAAAAGAGGCTGGAAAACTCGGGTGCGCGCTGCTGCAGTTTCCCAACGGCTTCCGGAAGACGGCGGCCACGGAATCGTACTTGGAACAAGCCGTCACCGCACTTGCGCCTTTGCCGCTGGTGGCCGAATTCCGTAATCGTGAATGGCAAACAGATGACACGCTTCGCTTGCTCTCGGAGTTGGGCGTGGGCTGGTGCAACGTGGACATGCCGAGCTACGACACATTGTTGAAGGCGAGTTCCGACGTAACATCCCGGCTCGGTTACGTGCGCTTTCATGGGCGCAACGCGGGGCAATGGTGGACCGGCGACAATGTGACGCGCTACGACTACGAGTACTCACCCGAAGAACTCGAGCCGTGGACCGCGCGCACCGCTGAGATAGAAGAAGCGGCCGGGACGACGTTCGCCTTCTTTAATAATCACGCGCGCGGCAGCGCGGCGCGCAATGCGGAGCTTTTCATCGAACTCCTTCGCAGCCGCTACGGTAATGCCGCCGGGATCGTTGCTCGTCGCGAAGGCGTACCGGCGCAGGGCACGCTGTTTTGA
- the rpsM gene encoding 30S ribosomal protein S13, with protein sequence MARIAGIDLPREKRIEIALTYIFGIGPSTAKRLLAQAGVNADTRVKDLSEEDEKKLRDAIGTLEVKVEGDLRRDVQGHIKRLLDIGCYRGIRHRRGLPVRGQRTKTNARTRKGPKKTVGNRKKPAPATGGGPPKK encoded by the coding sequence ATGGCACGTATAGCCGGCATCGATCTGCCGCGTGAGAAGCGCATCGAGATTGCGCTCACGTATATTTTTGGTATTGGTCCCTCGACCGCCAAGCGTCTCTTGGCGCAGGCGGGCGTCAACGCGGACACGCGAGTGAAAGACCTCAGCGAAGAAGATGAGAAAAAGCTCCGCGACGCGATCGGCACACTTGAAGTAAAAGTCGAGGGCGACCTTCGCCGCGACGTCCAAGGGCATATCAAGCGACTGCTGGATATCGGCTGTTATCGCGGCATCCGTCACCGGCGCGGACTTCCCGTTCGCGGGCAGCGCACAAAGACGAACGCGCGCACGCGTAAGGGACCGAAGAAGACTGTCGGCAACCGCAAGAAGCCGGCGCCCGCAACCGGCGGCGGCCCACCGAAGAAGTAG
- the rpmJ gene encoding 50S ribosomal protein L36 has protein sequence MKVRPSVKRICEKCKVIRREGKVRVICTVNPKHKQVQG, from the coding sequence ATGAAAGTCAGACCGTCCGTAAAGCGGATTTGTGAAAAATGCAAAGTCATTCGGCGCGAGGGCAAAGTCCGCGTGATCTGCACAGTGAATCCGAAGCATAAGCAGGTGCAAGGCTAA